In Dermacentor albipictus isolate Rhodes 1998 colony chromosome 6, USDA_Dalb.pri_finalv2, whole genome shotgun sequence, the following proteins share a genomic window:
- the LOC135912414 gene encoding uncharacterized protein → MTSTISNELLISLVQCEPAVLDKRTEVYRKNGAWLNAWKRIAQALGLIVSLENIDLIVRRWRNLRDTFAKKIKELAKKSGVGAGEPVSKWKYFDLKLFLRDIVEPRPTTSNLDVPNSLDEVLRDTEDDPAALFGSMLPHQDDMDSVPAHLRGQCKVHLLAVLLHYQAGVIPTTLSPAVRAALRDAETN, encoded by the exons ATGACCTCAACAATATCGAACGAGTTACTCATATCGCTGGTTCAATGCGAACCAGCTGTGTTGGACAAGAGAACGGAAGTGTATCGAAAGAACGGCGCCTGGCTCAACGCCTGGAAAAGGATAGCGCAAGCGCTAGGCCTCATCGTGTCGCTAG AGAACATCGACCTGATTGTGCGCCGCTGGCGGAATCTGCGCGACACATTCGCCAAGAAGATAAAAGAGTTGGCCAAGAAGAGCGGAGTAGGAGCAGGAGAACCTGTTTCAAAGTGGAAGTACTTCGACCTCAAGCTCTTCCTGAGGGACATTGTAGAACCACGCCC AACAACAAGCAACCTGGATGTTCCCAACTCACTGGACGAGGTCCTTAGGGATACCGAAGATGACCCGGCAGCGCTGTTTGGTTCAATGCTGCCCCACCAAG ACGACATGGACAGTGTGCCAGCGCACCTAAGGGGACAGTGCAAGGTGCACCTGCTGGCAGTGCTCCTGCACTACCAAGCGGGAGTCATCCCGACAACGCTCAGTCCCGCAGTGCGGGCAGCTTTGCGTGATGCGGAAACCAATTAG